Part of the Triticum aestivum cultivar Chinese Spring chromosome 4D, IWGSC CS RefSeq v2.1, whole genome shotgun sequence genome is shown below.
AAGCCAACGTACAGTGTCCCCTCGAGCACCGTGAGGATCTCAGTGGCGCGAGGGTGCGTATGTGGTGGGTTTTGACCCAAGGGAGCATAGTCGATGCGCGCAATTGAGATGCCGAGGGTGTTGAGTCCAGCAATCTGCATGACGTTGATCAAAGTGACGTTGGATCCAACCTTGTTGGTCACCCTAGGCTTGTCGAGGGCGGCTGCCTTGAAGAAGTCATCAGCGTTGACCTTCATTGGGTTCTTGCAAACAAACCCATTGACACGTACTGGTGCATAGAAAAGATTTATAATGTAAGCCTAGGTCTTACAAAGTAGTTTGAACATGCATATAATTTTCAGAAATTCATTTCAACATATGTATTTGGTGTAAGCTTAGGTCTTACAAAGTTGTTTCGACTTGCATATAATTTCTAGAAATTCATTTCAACAAATTTATTTGGTGAGAACGTGATGAGAAACCGGATAGTACCTGGTGAATTCATGTCGGCGACACAAAAGTCCTGGAGGGGGCTAGGATCGGAGGCAGTGGCCTGCCATGAGACCAACGCAAGAAGAACagcaaggagaaggaaggaagagg
Proteins encoded:
- the LOC123100714 gene encoding germin-like protein 8-11, translated to MFKPSLTPQSQTETQEREKDQMASSSSFLLLAVLLALVSWQATASDPSPLQDFCVADMNSPVRVNGFVCKNPMKVNADDFFKAAALDKPRVTNKVGSNVTLINVMQIAGLNTLGISIARIDYAPLGQNPPHTHPRATEILTVLEGTLYVGFVTSNQPAPNRNKFLSKVLNKGDVFVFPVGLIHFQFNPNPHKPAVAIAALSSQNPGAITIANAVFGSDPQISDDVLAKAFQVEKNTIDWLQAQFWENNHN